From a single Nicotiana tomentosiformis chromosome 2, ASM39032v3, whole genome shotgun sequence genomic region:
- the LOC104095625 gene encoding uncharacterized protein isoform X2, with product MEVAGSRRKSFDQTEINWDKLDKSKFYVVGAGIFTGLTVALYPISVIKTRMQVATNTAAKDNAFSVVRGILRNDGVPGLYRGFGTVITGAIPARIIFLTALETTKVAAFKMVEPFKLSEPIQAAIANGVAGMLASLCSQSVFVPIDIVSQRLMVQGYSGHASYNGGLDVARKVLKSEGVRGLYRGFGLSVITYSPSSAVWWASYGSSQRFIWRLLDNGTEHGRPAPSQGKIVAVQAAGGIIAGATASCITTPLDTIKTRLQVMGHDKRPTARQVVKQLIAEDGWTGFYRGLGPRFVSMSAWGTSMILAYEYLKRLCAVNE from the exons ATGGAGGTTGCTGGATCTAGAAGGAAGTCGTTTGACCAAACCGAGATTAACTGGGACAA GCTTGATAAGAGTAAGTTCTATGTCGTAGGAGCTGGGATATTTACAGGGCTTACTGTTGCGCTCTACCCCATTTCCGTTATCAAGACTAGAATGCAGGTTGCAACCAATACTGCTGCAAAAGACAATGCATTTTCTGTTGTCAGGGGCATATTGCGAAACGATGGTGTTCCTGGTTTATATAGAGGTTTTGGAACTGTCATTACTGGGGCAATTCCCGCCAGGATTATATTTCTCACAGCACTAGAGACCACTAAGGTGGCTGCCTTTAAGATGGTTGAACCATTCAAACTATCAGAACCTATACAGGCAGCTATAGCAAATGGCGTTGCTGGCATGCTGGCGTCTCTTTGTTCACAATCTGTCTTTGTTCCAATTGACATA GTTAGTCAAAGGTTAATGGTGCAAGGATACTCAGGCCACGCAAGCTACAATGGAGGCTTGGATGTTGCTCGCAAAGTTCTGAAGTCAGAAGGTGTTCGTGGACTATACAGAGGATTTGGTCTATCTGTTATAACATACTCCCCATCCAGTGCTGTATGGTGGGCAAGTTATGGTTCGAGCCAGCGCTTCATATGGAG GCTCTTGGATAATGGAACTGAGCATGGTAGGCCTGCTCCCAGCCAGGGGAAAATAGTGGCAGTTCAAGCTGCTGGTGGGATCATTGCAGGTGCTACTGCATCTTGCATAACAACTCCATTGGACACCATTAAAACTCGATTGCAG GTGATGGGACACGACAAGAGGCCTACTGCACGACAAGTAGTGAAGCAGTTAATTGCTGAGGATGGTTGGACAGGATTTTATAGGGGATTAGGTCCAAGATTTGTCAGCATGTCAGCATGGGGAACCTCCATGATACTTGCCTATGAATATCTCA AACGCTTGTGTGCAGTAAATGAATAG
- the LOC104095625 gene encoding uncharacterized protein isoform X1 translates to MEVAGSRRKSFDQTEINWDKLDKSKFYVVGAGIFTGLTVALYPISVIKTRMQVATNTAAKDNAFSVVRGILRNDGVPGLYRGFGTVITGAIPARIIFLTALETTKVAAFKMVEPFKLSEPIQAAIANGVAGMLASLCSQSVFVPIDIVSQRLMVQGYSGHASYNGGLDVARKVLKSEGVRGLYRGFGLSVITYSPSSAVWWASYGSSQRFIWSRLLDNGTEHGRPAPSQGKIVAVQAAGGIIAGATASCITTPLDTIKTRLQVMGHDKRPTARQVVKQLIAEDGWTGFYRGLGPRFVSMSAWGTSMILAYEYLKRLCAVNE, encoded by the exons ATGGAGGTTGCTGGATCTAGAAGGAAGTCGTTTGACCAAACCGAGATTAACTGGGACAA GCTTGATAAGAGTAAGTTCTATGTCGTAGGAGCTGGGATATTTACAGGGCTTACTGTTGCGCTCTACCCCATTTCCGTTATCAAGACTAGAATGCAGGTTGCAACCAATACTGCTGCAAAAGACAATGCATTTTCTGTTGTCAGGGGCATATTGCGAAACGATGGTGTTCCTGGTTTATATAGAGGTTTTGGAACTGTCATTACTGGGGCAATTCCCGCCAGGATTATATTTCTCACAGCACTAGAGACCACTAAGGTGGCTGCCTTTAAGATGGTTGAACCATTCAAACTATCAGAACCTATACAGGCAGCTATAGCAAATGGCGTTGCTGGCATGCTGGCGTCTCTTTGTTCACAATCTGTCTTTGTTCCAATTGACATA GTTAGTCAAAGGTTAATGGTGCAAGGATACTCAGGCCACGCAAGCTACAATGGAGGCTTGGATGTTGCTCGCAAAGTTCTGAAGTCAGAAGGTGTTCGTGGACTATACAGAGGATTTGGTCTATCTGTTATAACATACTCCCCATCCAGTGCTGTATGGTGGGCAAGTTATGGTTCGAGCCAGCGCTTCATATGGAG CAGGCTCTTGGATAATGGAACTGAGCATGGTAGGCCTGCTCCCAGCCAGGGGAAAATAGTGGCAGTTCAAGCTGCTGGTGGGATCATTGCAGGTGCTACTGCATCTTGCATAACAACTCCATTGGACACCATTAAAACTCGATTGCAG GTGATGGGACACGACAAGAGGCCTACTGCACGACAAGTAGTGAAGCAGTTAATTGCTGAGGATGGTTGGACAGGATTTTATAGGGGATTAGGTCCAAGATTTGTCAGCATGTCAGCATGGGGAACCTCCATGATACTTGCCTATGAATATCTCA AACGCTTGTGTGCAGTAAATGAATAG
- the LOC104095626 gene encoding uncharacterized protein has protein sequence MSSVRKGPPKHQNKVAWKPNAGVKINETEVGGKFRPFSDITGVCLRCKDQIEWKRKYGKYKPLTEPAKCQKCSKRNVRQAYHNLCTGCAKEHNVCAKCSCRVGQVVGRDVSEVEAEKKVLEEAIKNARERDRRSLLRAMNKGKSQSSDKNLTQNDMKVGELFTASSLEEYAEVNRDDVDDQLQVI, from the exons atgAGCAGCGTAAGGAAAGGGCCGCCGAAGCACCAGAACAAAGTCGCCTGGAAACCTAACGCCGGCGTCAAAATCAATGAAACC GAAGTGGGTGGAAAGTTTAGGCCTTTCTCAGACATAACAGGAGTATGCCTTCGTTGTAAAGATCAAATTGAATGGAAGCGCAAATATGGAAAATACAAACCCCTTACTGAACCTGCTAAGTG TCAGAAGTGTTCGAAAAGAAACGTGCGTCAAGCTTACCACAATCTCTGCACTG GCTGTGCAAAGGAGCATAATGTATGTGCTAAGTGCTCATGTCGTGTTGGTCAAGTGGTTGGAAG AGATGTTTCAGAAGTGGAGGCTGAGAAAAAGGTTCTTGAGGAG GCCATCAAGAATGCTCGAGAACGGGATAGGCGGTCACTTCTACGTGCT ATGAACAAAGGGAAGTCTCAGAGTTCAGACAAAAACCTAACTCAAAATGACATGAAGGTCGGTGAACTGTTTACAGCATCATCACTTGAGGAATATGCGGAGGTAAACCGTGATGATGTTGATGATCAGCTCCAAGTTATTTGA